The uncultured Fusobacterium sp. genome has a segment encoding these proteins:
- a CDS encoding GntR family transcriptional regulator has protein sequence MTLEEIRSAIKGSKKLPKCVAVYDKLFKLIKDGEFDDAGKLPTEPELAKIMEVSRMTLRQALALLIEDGIIKNIHGKGNFITQTQNRYNKGLETLKHPIYSALDLEVDEVEIEFRLETPTDYTTKVLGRKSPVVIFVDRWYKYKGEGIAYTLSFVPIETITEESIDLSNKDSLLKFLEETSYQKAKHSTLNINYSTAGNFTAMKYNLTRSNKFWLLEEIIHIKNDFPSVYNKHYLPLEHSHLSIERK, from the coding sequence TTGACATTAGAAGAGATTAGATCAGCTATTAAGGGAAGTAAAAAGCTTCCTAAATGTGTAGCTGTATATGATAAACTATTTAAATTAATAAAAGATGGAGAGTTTGATGATGCTGGGAAACTTCCAACAGAGCCTGAACTTGCTAAGATTATGGAAGTTAGTAGAATGACTTTAAGACAAGCTCTAGCTCTTTTAATAGAAGATGGAATTATAAAAAATATACATGGTAAAGGAAATTTTATTACTCAAACTCAAAATCGTTATAACAAAGGGCTTGAAACTTTAAAGCACCCTATTTATTCTGCACTTGATTTAGAAGTAGATGAAGTAGAGATTGAATTTAGATTAGAAACTCCTACTGATTATACTACAAAAGTTTTAGGTAGAAAATCTCCTGTTGTTATATTTGTAGATAGATGGTATAAGTATAAAGGGGAGGGGATTGCTTATACTCTTTCCTTTGTTCCTATTGAAACTATTACAGAAGAAAGTATTGACCTTTCTAATAAAGATTCTCTCTTAAAATTTTTAGAAGAAACTTCATATCAAAAAGCTAAACACTCTACTTTGAACATAAATTATTCAACAGCAGGAAATTTTACAGCTATGAAATACAATCTTACTAGAAGTAACAAATTTTGGTTATTAGAAGAAATTATACATATAAAAAATGACTTTCCTTCTGTTTATAATAAACACTATCTTCCATTGGAACATAGTCATTTATCAATAGAAAGAAAATAA